A stretch of Schistocerca cancellata isolate TAMUIC-IGC-003103 chromosome 3, iqSchCanc2.1, whole genome shotgun sequence DNA encodes these proteins:
- the LOC126177021 gene encoding uncharacterized protein LOC126177021, translating into MKTFLVFLVAAVAVATARPGYVGLSGGHGGFGGGHGGFSGGYGGGFSGGYGGGHGGGGGGGHGIHAGYASFGPSHIAVGPGGYVQDTVEVAAHRAAHLAAVAHTHARDAAVNAHDAAFGHGGGGYGHGGGGYGYGGHGHHG; encoded by the coding sequence GTGTTCCTTGTAGCCGCCGTCGCTGTTGCCACGGCCAGGCCCGGGTATGTGGGTCTCAGTGGCGGCCACGGTGGCTTTGGAGGCGGTCACGGCGGCTTCAGCGGAGGGTACGGCGGCGGCTTCAGTGGAGGATACGGGGGCGGacacggaggcggcggcggcggcggacacgGCATCCACGCCGGCTACGCCTCCTTCGGCCCCTCCCACATCGCCGTGGGCCCCGGCGGCTACGTGCAGGACACCGTGGAGGTCGCCGCCCACAGGGCCGCCCACCTCGCCGCCGTGGCGCACACGCACGCCCGCGACGCCGCCGTCAACGCGCACGACGCCGCCTTCGGCCACGGGGGCGGCGGCTACGGCCACGGGGGCGGCGGTTACGGATACGGCGGGCACGGCCACCACGGCTAG